Below is a window of Candidatus Krumholzibacteriia bacterium DNA.
GCACGAACGGCGCGAGCTCGAGGCTCAGAGAGCCATCCCCCTGGACCCAGGGAGTGACGTCCCGCTCCAACCATGCGGGTGGTTCGCCGCCGTGGAGGCGGAGCGTCGCCTGCACGATGTGCGGGCCGAGGCCGAAGAGGCGGAAGGTGAGGGTCGTCGTTGCCGCCGCTGGCCCCTCGAGCCTCGCCCGCTCCGAGGCCGGGGCCGAAGGCAGCGCCGAGGCTTTCGACGGGCCCCCGGTCTCACCCTCCGAGGGCGTGAAGGTGTGGGTCTTGGGTTCGCGGAGCAGCCGGAGCGTCACGTGGGCTCGCGACACCGCCTGGCCGTCGCTCGCCTCGTAATCGAAGCCATCCATGAGCCCGCTCCCGTCCGGCGCATAGGCGAAGGCGCCGTCGGGAGCGAGGCTCAAGCTGCCGTGGGTGGGGCCCACGACCACGGTCACGGTCAAGGAATCGGCGTCCGGATCGGTATCGTTCCACAGCACACCCGGCACCGCCACATCCAGGTTCTCGTTGGAGCGATGGGCGTAGATGTCGTTCACCAGCGCCGGAAGATCGTTCATCGGCGTCACCGTGAGGGTGACGATCCCGGTGTCCGAGCCCCCCTCGCCATCGTCCAAGACGTAGGAGAAAGCATCGGTGCCTTGGAAGTCCGCTGCCGGCGTGTAGGTGAACGAACCGTCGAGAGCGAGGGCGGCGACACCGTGCACCGGCGGCGCCGCCAGGGTCGACGTCAGCGAATCACCATCCGCATCGACATCGTTGCCGAGGACGCCCGGTGCCGCCACCGTGAGCACGCTGTCTTCCGGCGTGGAGAATGCGTCCGCGGCGGCCACCGGCGGCAGGTCGGCCCCCGCCGGCAGGACGCAGACGATCAGCTCGGGGGGAAGGTTGGATTCCCGGGAACCATAGATCACCGCATCGGGAACGCCGTTCTGCAGGGCGAAGCTCCAGGTCCCAGGCCCGGTAATAGCAGCGCCCAGCGGCAACTCTACGAGGTCGTCGGTGAGAACCAAGCCGGCGCTGGAGAGCGCTGAGCCGGTGAGCGCCGGAGCGTTGCCCCAGGTGATCCCAGTCTCCGTCCAGGGTGTCGTCGTCCCCTCGTAATTGTTCGAAACGGCGTGGATCGTGCCGCCATCGATGCTGCCGCTCTGGGAGTAGAGCCGCAACATCGCATCGCGCACCGTTCCCACGGAGGGGAGGTTGAATCTGAGATAGCTGTGCAGGACCATGACGTCCTGCTCCACTCTCAGGTCCGTGGTGTGACCATAGTTGCTCGCCGGCTGGTTGGAGCGGACCTTGGCATCCGCCACCGGCACGAAGGTCATCACCGTGCCGCCGACGCCGATCCATGCCTCCGCCTCGTCTTCCTCCACCGTGTCGCTAGCCCGGTAGACGAAATGATCCAGACCGACGTACCCCACCCCCGGCACGTAGGTGAAGGAGCCGTCGCTGGCCAAGGTCAGCTCGCCGTGGGCAGGAGGGGTCACCAGTTCGGCCACGAGAGCGTTGCCGTTGGCGTCGGTGTCGTTCGCCAGGACACCGGGGACATCGACCCAGAGCGTGCCATCCACTTCCATTTCGTACGCATCGCGCTGCGCCACCGGGGGAAGGTTCGGCCCCGTGCCGCCGACGGTGACCGTGATCTCGTCGGTGGCCACGGATTGGCCGTCGCTGGCGGTGAGGCGCAGCACGTGGATGCCGTCGTCCTCGAAGGTGACCGTGGTCAACACCGCATGGGGATCGGCGAAGAGGGCCGTTCCTCCCTCGACCACGCTCCACTCCGCGCTGAACTGCGTCGGCAGCGGCTCGCCGTCATCACTCACCTTGCCGTAGAGGGTGGCCACGCCGTCCTCCGGCACGATGAGGTCAGGCCCGGCGTCGGCGCAAGGCGGCCGATCGACGGCTACCGTCCCGGCAGGCCAGGGGTCGCGCTCGAAGTGGAAGGTGGCATCGCTCTCGACCGTGACTTGCAGCGGCGGCACGATCCCTCGCTCCACTTGCACGCGGGTGACGTTGGGCGCGGTGAGGAAAGGTTGGTCGAGGAGCCAGAAGTGGCCGTCGCCCTGCGCGTAGAGAACCGGCTTCGCGAAGGCCGCAGCGTCCGGCTCGAAGCGATCGAAGAACCAGTGGCGGTTGTCGCTGGGGCCGGCTTGGGCGAAGACGACGGCTGCGCGCACGAGAGAATCTTTCTCGGTGAACTGCTGGTACACCCAGTCGGCGTCGTCGAGCATCGACTGGCGCTCCGTCTGACCCCCCACGAGGTTGATGCCGACGAAGAGCACCCCCTTGAGGACGAAGGCGAAGTTCTCCGGGCGTCCGGCCTGCTTCTCCACCTGCGGGGCGCCGCAGAAGGAGTTCTCGATGCCCATGAGGTGTTTCGTCCAATACTGCCAGCCCACCACGCGGTCCAGGCAGTCGGTCCATTCGTTGTCGCCGGGAACGATGAAGGCGGGCACGGAGAGCGACCGCAGCATGGTGGCCATGCTCTCGTACCAGAACTCGTCGCATAGGTCCGGGTCCGACTTGATGTCCCCGACGTGCACGAGGAACTCCGCTGGACTGTACAAATCATGATTGTCGAAATGCTGCTGCAGGACGGCGATCTCCAACGAGTCGTAGGGGACGTCGCCGACAACGGAGAAGATGACGGGCTCGCCCGTGAGGGCCGGGCGCTCGCGTACGGCGGAGGGAGCGGTGGCGGGAATCGCCATGCCGAGAGCGATGGCGAGGAGGATGTCCGCAAGCTGACGCACGCCAATGCGCCGGCGAGCGCGATCACCACAGCGATCGCGCACAGAACGGGACACTCGGGCACGAAGGGACATGCCTGCGACCCCGCGAGAATCGAACCTGCTAACGTGAATATCCAGCTTGAACGGAAGCCCCGCCGTGAGGCCTGGGGTCCTTTAATCGTAGGGGATCGAGTGTCTGGACCTCAAAGAAAATCGGCGACTTGGCGAGAAAGGGGCGGGAATTCCTCGCCGATCCGTGGGCTTTTTTTCTCCACACCGAGTTGCGGAGAATGACCCAATCCATCGAACCATCCATGCAACGGGCGCCAGGATGTGGCCAAGGAGGGTTCCGCGATGAGTTCTCGCTTGTCCTTGCCGGATGACTACGTCGCCTACTTGGATGATCACGTGCGCGGCTCCGAACGGCGCCTTGCGCCGCTGGTCAGAGAACTCTCCGATCTCTACCTGGGAAAAGTGAAGCGCATGAGCCTGGGCCGCGGAGCGGCGAGCCCGAGCCTCCCGGCCAGCCGCGGTGCCGGCTCTAGCGGCCGCCAATCCGGCTGGCGTCATGCCTATGCCTTGTATTACGGGCCGCTGACCGCGCTGAAGGTGCAGGCGATCCTGGTGGAGCTGGCGCTCCGCCAACCGGCCTGGTCGGAGAGGAGGAAGCTCC
It encodes the following:
- a CDS encoding Ig-like domain-containing protein produces the protein MRQLADILLAIALGMAIPATAPSAVRERPALTGEPVIFSVVGDVPYDSLEIAVLQQHFDNHDLYSPAEFLVHVGDIKSDPDLCDEFWYESMATMLRSLSVPAFIVPGDNEWTDCLDRVVGWQYWTKHLMGIENSFCGAPQVEKQAGRPENFAFVLKGVLFVGINLVGGQTERQSMLDDADWVYQQFTEKDSLVRAAVVFAQAGPSDNRHWFFDRFEPDAAAFAKPVLYAQGDGHFWLLDQPFLTAPNVTRVQVERGIVPPLQVTVESDATFHFERDPWPAGTVAVDRPPCADAGPDLIVPEDGVATLYGKVSDDGEPLPTQFSAEWSVVEGGTALFADPHAVLTTVTFEDDGIHVLRLTASDGQSVATDEITVTVGGTGPNLPPVAQRDAYEMEVDGTLWVDVPGVLANDTDANGNALVAELVTPPAHGELTLASDGSFTYVPGVGYVGLDHFVYRASDTVEEDEAEAWIGVGGTVMTFVPVADAKVRSNQPASNYGHTTDLRVEQDVMVLHSYLRFNLPSVGTVRDAMLRLYSQSGSIDGGTIHAVSNNYEGTTTPWTETGITWGNAPALTGSALSSAGLVLTDDLVELPLGAAITGPGTWSFALQNGVPDAVIYGSRESNLPPELIVCVLPAGADLPPVAAADAFSTPEDSVLTVAAPGVLGNDVDADGDSLTSTLAAPPVHGVAALALDGSFTYTPAADFQGTDAFSYVLDDGEGGSDTGIVTLTVTPMNDLPALVNDIYAHRSNENLDVAVPGVLWNDTDPDADSLTVTVVVGPTHGSLSLAPDGAFAYAPDGSGLMDGFDYEASDGQAVSRAHVTLRLLREPKTHTFTPSEGETGGPSKASALPSAPASERARLEGPAAATTTLTFRLFGLGPHIVQATLRLHGGEPPAWLERDVTPWVQGDGSLSLELAPFVPDGFVLGPGNLSDMAQLVIVTEGEPEAPVVEPAGQSVERLETRLYRVMPNPTRQGVWVDYGLAQSERAEIILYNARGQRVRTLASERQSAGRKLLFWDGTDARGARVPAGIYFLRSILGPRTETRKVVVAR